GGAAAATTCTAGCAGCGGCTATTTAAAAGAGAAAGCTATGCTATACATCTTATCCATAGGGGTAGCAGCAGCAGTAGCTTTAGCTATGGCTAAAATAGTGTTTGAAATACCGCTCATCTTTATTTTACTGCCAGGCTATACCCTAGCCTTTATCTTGGCTTTTATCGCTGGGCCCAGGTTTACTTCCCTTGCCTTTGATTCTGGAGGGGTAGCTACTGGCCCCATGACCGTCACTTTCATATTATCCATATCTTTAGGGGCAGCCGCTGTAATGGAAGGCAGGGATACCATCCTGCATGGTTTCGGCCTGGTTTCCATAGTAGCCCTGGCCCCTATCATTGCTATTTTAATTTTTGGTATAATCTTTCAAAGAAAAGGAGGAAACCTTGAATAACCATAACTCATGCCCAGAATACAAAGTATATGAAAACCTGCATGATTTGATTGTAGTAATTGTAAAGAAAGGTTTATCTGAACAGGTTTTAGATGCAGCCAAGGAGGCAGGGGCTGAAGGGGGTACCATTGTGTACGGCCGGGGCACCGGCATACATGAAAAGGCAAAACTGCTGGGAATACCCATTGAGCCTGAAAAAGAAATAATATTTATAATAATTGAAAAAGAAAAGACCAATAAGGTTCTAAACAGCGTGGTAACAGCAGTTGGTCTGGATAAACCAGGAGCAGGAATAGCTTTTGTGATAGAGCTGAGCAAAGTACTGGGAATATGCCATGGAGTAGACTGCCGATAGTACAGCCGCACGTTGGTTG
This genomic stretch from Actinomycetota bacterium harbors:
- a CDS encoding DUF1538 domain-containing protein yields the protein MSEIFVPSILLNLIIEVSIALVPIFVIFVVFQLLVLKIARKTFKNILKGFLLTFIGLVLFLYGVQIGFMPAGTIIGETIGSSSYRWILIPIGFLLGFVVTVVEPAVRILCSQVENSSSGYLKEKAMLYILSIGVAAAVALAMAKIVFEIPLIFILLPGYTLAFILAFIAGPRFTSLAFDSGGVATGPMTVTFILSISLGAAAVMEGRDTILHGFGLVSIVALAPIIAILIFGIIFQRKGGNLE
- a CDS encoding P-II family nitrogen regulator, producing MNNHNSCPEYKVYENLHDLIVVIVKKGLSEQVLDAAKEAGAEGGTIVYGRGTGIHEKAKLLGIPIEPEKEIIFIIIEKEKTNKVLNSVVTAVGLDKPGAGIAFVIELSKVLGICHGVDCR